GGCTCGTCGTGGACGGCCAGTGCGGCACCGGCGTTGAGGAGCACGGCGTCGCGCACCGGCCCGGCCTCCCCGGCGAGCAGCCTGCGCACGACCTCGGCGTTGTGCTGGGCGTCGCCGCCGCGCAGGTCCTCGGTCGTCGCGGGCGCGAGGCCGAGCGCGGCGGGGTCGACGCGGTCCTCGGTGACCTCGCCGCCGTGGACCACCCACACGGTCGACGTGGTGGTCGTGGTCAGCTCGTCGAGCCCGTCGTCGCCGCGGAAGACCCAGGCGTCGACCCCGCGGGCGGCGTAGACGCCCGCCATGACCGGCGCCATCCGGGCATCCGCGCACCCGATGGCCTGGGCGGCGGGGCGTGCGGGGTTGCTCAGGGGGCCCAGCAGGTTGAACGCCGTCGCGATCCCGAGCTCGCGGCGGGCGACCGCCGCGTGCCGCATCGCGGGGTGGAAGGTCGCGGCGAAGCAGAAGGTGATGCCCGCCTCGGTCGCCACCTCGGCCACCCGGCTCGCGGGCAGGTCGAGGCGGATCCCCAGCGCCTCCAGGACGTCGGCCGAGCCGGACTGCGAGGACGCCGAGCGGTTGCCGTGCTTGACGACGGTGGCCCCGGCGCCGGCTGCCACGATCGCCGACATCGTGGAGATGTTGACCGACATCGAGCGGTCCCCACCGGTGCCGACGACGTCGAGCAGACGGCCGGGGACCGAGATCGGGGTCGCCCGCTCGTACATCGCGGCCACCAGGCCGGTGAGCTCCTCGCTGGTCTCGCCCTTGGCCCGCAGCGCCACGGCGAAACCAGCGACCTGCGCGGGGGTGGCGTTGCCCTCGAGCAGCTCGGCCATCGCCCAGGCGGTCTGCTCGGCGGAGAGGTCGCGGCCGGCGACGAGGTCGCCGAGGACCTCGGGCCACGTGCTCATGCGGCGGCTCCGGGGCTCAGGCGGAGGTGGCCGGGACCCGCGAGCGCAGCAGGCCCACGACGGTCTCGGCGAGGGCGATCGGGTCCAGCGGGTGCGGCACCGCCGCCTCGGCCCGCGACCAGGTGGCCAGCCAGGCGTCCTGCGGGCGCCCGGTCAGCACGACCACCGGAGGGCACTGGAAGATCTCGTCCTTGAGCTGCTTGGCGATGCCCATGCCCCCGGCCGGCACGGCCTCCCCGTCGAGGATCGCGAGGTCGATGTGCCCGGCGTCCATGTTCTGGATGACCACCGGCTCGGTGGCGACCTCGACGTACTCGAGCTCGGGCAGGTCGGGGTGCGGCCGACGACCCAGGGCCAGGATGACCTGCTGGCGCGTGGTGACGTCGTCGGAGTAGACGAGGACCTTCAGCGGCTTGCGGGAGGCAGTGGAGTCGCTCACGCGGGCCATCGTAGGCCCCTGGTCGCTCACTCCGCCGGGACCCTCGCCGTGCGGGCCGCCTCCTGGGCCTCCAGCCGGTCCAGCCGGCGGTCCTCACGCCGGGCCTCGGCCATCGAGGAGCGCACCCACTGGGTGAACAGCACCCCGAAGAACACCAGGCCGATGAGGTCGCCCGAGCCCCACAGGATGCCGCCCGCGAGGTGCTGGTCCTCCAGCGCGTCGGGCAGCCACGCTCCCATCGGTCCCTCGCGCAGGGCGAGGTAGTGCTCCCCGGCGATGAGCGTCTCCTGCCCCATGATCGTCACCCCGAGGAAGGCGTGGAAGGGCAGCGTGAGGACCGTGATGAGCACTCGGAAGGGGTAGCCGACGCGCCCGGGCACGGGGTCGATCCCCATGAGCGGCCAGAAGAACATCGCCCCGACCAGCACCAGGTGCAGGTGCATCGCCTCGTGCCAGTACGTCGACTCCAGGGTCGCGGGGTACCACCCGGAGTAGTAGAGCGCCCAGGGCGAGACGACGTACGCCGCCAGGACCAGCGGCGGGAAGGTCAGCACCGTCGCGAGCCGCGAGTGCAGCACCGCGAGCAGCCACCGCCGCGGCGACCCGGGCAGCGTCCTCAGCGCCAGCGTCACCGGGGCCCCGAGCGCGAGCGCCAGCGGCACCAGCATCGACAGGATCATGTGCTGGACCATGTGGACGCTGAGCAGCGTCGTGTCGTAGGTCCCCAGACCCGACGAGGTGGCGAAGAGGAACGACCCGAGCCCGATGCCCACGAAGGACAGCGTGCGCGCGGGCGACCAGGCGTCGCCGCGGGCACGGAGCCGGCGTACGCCGAGCAGGTACAGACCACCGAACCAGGCCACGAGCACGATGGGCACCGGCTCGAACGACCAGGCGGTGAAGACCCCCGTCAGGTCCAGGGCAGGCAGGTACTCCGAGGTCGCGGAGGCGTCCGCCAGGGGGGTCCTGAGCACGCTCAGGAGTCTAGGTCGCCCATGTTCGGGGGGTCGGGGTGGCCCTTCGGGAAAGCCACGACATAATGCTCGCGTGGCGACAGCGGCAACCATCCCAGCATCCCGGCTCCACGGGCACCACGACCGACCCAGCATGGTCAGTGTCGGGACGATCATCTGGCTCTCCAGCGAGCTGATGTTCTTCGCGGCACTGTTCGCGGCGTACTTCACGATCCGCTCGGTCAGCCCGGAGCTGTGGGCCCAGAACACCGAGCTCCTCGACGTCCCCTTCGCGGCGGTCAACACCACGATCCTGGTGCTGTCCTCGCTGACCTGCCAGCTCGGCGTCTTCGCCGCCGAGCGCGGTCAGGTCGGCCGCTCGGGGTCGCTCCTCGCCGTCAAGGGCTGGGGCCTGCGCGAGTGGTTCTTCCTCACCTACGTGATGGGGGCGATCTTCATCGGCGGCCAGGCCGTCGAGTACGCCACGCTCGTGCAGGAGGGGGTCACCATCCAGGACTCCGCCTACGGCACGATGTTCTACCTGACAACCGGCTTCCACGGGATCCACGTGACCGGCGGCCTGATCGCCTTCCTGCTCGTGCTGGGGCGCACCTACCTGGCGCGCAAGTTCACCCACGAGCAGGCGGTCAGCGCGATCGTCGTCTCCTACTACTGGCACTTCGTCGACGTGGTGTGGATCGGGCTGTTCGCGACGATCTACCTCGTCAAGTGACCTTGAACTGCCTCCTTAGACTGACCCCGGACCAAGGACTCTTGACGTGCGCATCCTGAACCTCACTGCCGGCCGACTGTCCCGCCACCGTCGCGGGCCGATCGCGGGCGCGCTGCTGCTCCTGCTGGGGCTGGTCACCGCAGGCGGTCTCTGGACCGCCGTGATGACCCCGGCCTCGGCCGAGAAGACCCAGGACCTGGCCAGCCAGGTCGAGGAGGGTCGCAAGCTCTTCCTCGTGGGCTGCTCGACCTGCCACGGCACCAACGGCGAGGGCATCACCACCGACCGCGGCAACAACCTCGGTCCCTCGCTCGTCGGCGTCGGCGCCGCTGCGGTCGACTTCCAGGTCGGCACCGGCCGCATGCCGATGGCCCAGCCCGGCGCGCAGGCGCCCCGCAAGGAGGTCGCCTACAGCGAGGAGGAGACCGCCGCCCTGGCCGCGTTCGTCGCCACGCTCGGCCCCGGTCCGGCCATCCCCGACGAGAGCGACTACAGCATCGAGGGCCTGGACAGCGCGGCCCAGGAGGCCGCCATCGTCCGCGGTGGCCAGCTGTTCCTCACCAACTGCACCGCCTGCCACAACTTCGAGGGCTCCGGCGGCGCCATGCCCCGCGGTGGCTACGCCCCGAAGATCCGCGGCGTGGAGCCCAAGTACATCTACGAGGCCCTGCTGACCGGTCCGCAGACCATGCCGACCTTCAGCAACGGCAACCTGACCCCTGACGAGAAGCGCGACGTCATCGCCTACCTCGGCTCCCTCGACGACGCCGCTGCCATCGGTGGCTTCACGATGGGTGGTCTCGGCCCGGTGGCCGAGGGCCTGTTCGCCTGGGTCGTCGGCATCGGCGCGCTGGTCGGGTTCGCAGTCTGGATCGCCGCTCACACGACGCGGTCGAACAAGAAGAAGGTGGAGGCGTGAGCAACGAGCTGCCCGGCCACGGCGGGAGCAACCTCCCGGCCGAGGAGCCGATCCCCAACCCGGGTCTGCCCGAGCACACGTGGCGCCCCACCGACATCGACGAGGCGGCCGCCAAGCGCGCCGAGCGTCAGATCGCCTCGATGTACGTCTTGTCGATGGTCTGCGTCGTGCTGTTCGTGGTCACCTACTTCGTCGCCGACGTCGGCGACAACTGGAACACCTTCCTGGGCCTGGGCGCCTCCACGGTCGGCCTCGGGGTCTTCCTCGGCCTCGCGCTGCTGCTGATCGGCGCCGGCACGATCCAGTGGGCCCGCAAGCTGATGAGCGACCACGAGATGGTCGAGATGCGCCACCCCGCCCGTTCCTCCGACGAGGACCGCGAGGCCACGCTGACCGCTCTGTCGGCCGGCGCGGAGGACTCCGGCATCGCCCGCCGTCCGCTCGTGCGCAACACGCTGCTGGCCTCGCTCGGCCTGCTCGGCGCGCCCGCCGTGGTGCTGCTGCGCGACCTGGGCCCGACCCCGAGCCAGGCCGCCGAGGCCGACTACCCCGGCGCCGGCCTCGAGAAGACCGTGTGGACCGCGGGCATGCGCGTGGTCCGCGACGTCGTCGGCACCCCGATCAAGGCCTCCGACCTGGAGATCGGCGACCTCGTCAACGCCGAGCCCGAGGCGATCTTCCCCACCGAGGAGAACGGCTACCCGACGCTCCACGGCGCCGAGCTGCTGGTCGCCAAGTCCAAGGCCGCGGTCATCGTGGTCCGGATGGAGCCGGAGAGCATCATCCCGGGCGAGGGACGCGACAACTGGTCGGTGGACGGCATCGTCTGCTACTCCAAGATCTGCACCCACGTGGGCTGCCCGATCTCGCTCTACGAGCGCACCACGCACCACGTGCTGTGCCCCTGCCACCAGTCGACCTTCGACCTCGCCGACTCCGGTCGCGTGGTCTTCGGCCCGGCCGGCCGGCACCTCCCCCAGCTCCCCCTCGCCGTCGACGAGGAGGGCTACCTGGTGGCCCAGTCCGACTTCACCGAGCCGGTGGGGCCGACGTACTGGGAGCGCGACCACAAGGACATCGGCGACCAGGGAGAGGCTGACCTGTGAGCATCGACACCAGCAAGGTGGCCACGAGCAACAGCTCGGCCGCCACCGCGAAGAAGCCCGGCAAGGGCGGGGCGGTGGCCAACTGGGCCGACGAGCGCCTGGGCCTGGGCACCGCGATGAAGAAGAACCTGCGCAAGGTCTTCCCGGACCACTGGTCCTTCATGCTGGGCGAGATCGCCCTGTGGAGCTTCGTGGTCCTGCTCCTGACCGGCGTGTTCCTCACGCTGTGGTACCACCCGAGCATGGCCGAGGTCGTCTACGACGGCTCCTACGACCCGCTGCGCGGCGTGCTGATGTCCGACGCGATGGCCTCGACGGTCCACATCTCCTTCGACGTGCGCGGTGGACTGCTCATGCGGCAGATGCACCACTGGGCCGCGATGATCTTCATCGCCTCGATGATGGTCCACCTGCTGCGCGTCTACTTCACCGGCGCCTACCGCAAGCCGCGTGAGCTCAACTGGGTCATCGGCTCGCTGCTGCTGCTCCTCGGCACCCTCGAGGGCTTCACCGGCTACTCGCTGCCCGACGACCTGCTCTCCGGCACCGGTATCCGCGCCGCGGACGGCTTCATGAAGTCGATGCCGGTCGTGGGCTCCTACATGAGCTTCTTCCTCTTCGGCGGCGAGTTCCCGGGCGAGCAGATCATCCCGCGGCTCTACACCGTCCACGTGCTGCTGATCCCGGGCATCCTGCTGGCGCTCATCGGGGCCCACATGCTGCTGCTCGTCTACCACAAGCACACCCAGTGGCCCGGACCCGGCCGCACCGAGGAGAACGTCGTCGGCTTCCCGATGCTCCCCGTGTACGCCGCGAAGGCCGGTGGTTTCTTCTTCATCGTCTTCGGCGTCACCGCGCTGATGGGCGGCCTGCTCGGCATCAACCCGATCTGGAAGTACGGCCCCTACGACCCGACCAAGGTCACCGCCGGTTCACAGCCGGACTGGTACATGGGCTGGCCCGACGGCGCGCTGCGCATCATGCCGGGCTGGGAGTTCCACTTCTTCGGCTACTCCTTCGCGCTCAACGTCTTCCTGCCGATCATCGTGCTCCCGGGCCTGATGTTCACGATCCTGCTCCTCCTGCCCTTCCTGGAGGCCTGGATCACCGGCGACAAGCGGGAGCACCACCTGCTGGAGCGTCCGCGCAACGCGCCGACGCGCACGGCCCTGATGGTCTCGCTGATGACGTTCTACGGCCTGATGTGGGCTGCCGGCGGCAACGACCTGATCGCGATCAAGCTCAACGCGAGCATCAACCAGATCACCTACTTCATGCGGGTGGCGGTGTTCGTCGGGCCGGCGATCGCCTTCTGGATCACGCGGCGTTGGTGCATCTCCCTGCAGCGTCACGACCAGGAGAAGCTGCTGCACGGCTACGAGACCGGTGTCATCCTGCGCTCCCCCGAGGGCGGCTACTCCGAGCGTCACCTGCCGATCAGCGAGGCCTCCGCCTACACGCTGACCGCGCGGGACCGCGACGAGGTCTACTCCCCCCACGGCGAGACCGACGCCTCCGGCGTCGACGCTCCGGGTGGGCGCCTCAACGGGCTGCGGGCCAAGCTCTCCGAGCTCTGGTTCGCCGACAACGTGCAGAAGCCGACCGCGCAGGAGCTCGAGGAGGCCCGGCACCACGCCGAGCACGAGCACGAGCTCACGGCGTCCTTGGACGGCCACGCGGCCGACGGCCACCAGTTCGACGGCCACCACGCCGTCGAGGGTGAGACGCTTCGCGGGTCGTAGACGCGCCAGCGGCTACGACGATGCTGGTCGAGCGAGCGGCACGGCTGAGCGTGCGAAGCCGTGACCCGCGTGTCGAGACCCAGTCGCGACGCTGACTCAGCAGCACGAGACTTCAGCCCCCGGTCCGATCGGACCGGGGGCTGAGTCGTTTCCGGAGCGTCGCTGCGCTCCTACAGCGCAGAACCCTCGCGGTACTCCTTGAAGCTGGCGTTCCAGTCGCCGTACCCGTTGGTCAGCGTCATGTCGTCGCCCTCGGTGCCCACGGTCTCGACCACGTCCCCGCGGCGGGTCATCGCGTAGAGCCAGCCGGCGTCGGCGGTGGACATGCCGGTGCAGCCGTGCGAGACGTTGGCCCTCCCCTGGCTGCCGACCGACCACGGTGCGGCGTGGATGAACTCACCGGAGTACGTCAGGCGCATCGCCCACTGGACGTCGTCGATGTCGTAGGCCTCCGAGGAGCCGGCGGAGATCCCGACGGTCTCGGAGTTCATCCGCTTCTCGTCGAACTTCTCGATGATGACCTTCACGCCGTTGCGGGTCTCGAAGCCCGGCTTGCCCGTCGTCACCGGGAGGGTGCGCAGCAGCTCGCCGTTGGAGAAGACCTTCATCTGGTGGGTCCGGGCATCGACCCGGTAGACGTGTGCGTCGCCGACCTGGAAGTCGATCTCGCGGTCGTGCTGCCCGTAGACCCCCTCGCCGGCGGCGACGCCGTTGACGTCGAGGTCGACGTGCACCTGCGTACCGGCCTTCCAGTACGTCCGCGGGCGCCAGTGCGCCTCGGAGTCG
This genomic window from Nocardioides marinus contains:
- a CDS encoding cytochrome c oxidase assembly protein, with amino-acid sequence MLRTPLADASATSEYLPALDLTGVFTAWSFEPVPIVLVAWFGGLYLLGVRRLRARGDAWSPARTLSFVGIGLGSFLFATSSGLGTYDTTLLSVHMVQHMILSMLVPLALALGAPVTLALRTLPGSPRRWLLAVLHSRLATVLTFPPLVLAAYVVSPWALYYSGWYPATLESTYWHEAMHLHLVLVGAMFFWPLMGIDPVPGRVGYPFRVLITVLTLPFHAFLGVTIMGQETLIAGEHYLALREGPMGAWLPDALEDQHLAGGILWGSGDLIGLVFFGVLFTQWVRSSMAEARREDRRLDRLEAQEAARTARVPAE
- a CDS encoding Rieske 2Fe-2S domain-containing protein, yielding MSNELPGHGGSNLPAEEPIPNPGLPEHTWRPTDIDEAAAKRAERQIASMYVLSMVCVVLFVVTYFVADVGDNWNTFLGLGASTVGLGVFLGLALLLIGAGTIQWARKLMSDHEMVEMRHPARSSDEDREATLTALSAGAEDSGIARRPLVRNTLLASLGLLGAPAVVLLRDLGPTPSQAAEADYPGAGLEKTVWTAGMRVVRDVVGTPIKASDLEIGDLVNAEPEAIFPTEENGYPTLHGAELLVAKSKAAVIVVRMEPESIIPGEGRDNWSVDGIVCYSKICTHVGCPISLYERTTHHVLCPCHQSTFDLADSGRVVFGPAGRHLPQLPLAVDEEGYLVAQSDFTEPVGPTYWERDHKDIGDQGEADL
- a CDS encoding cytochrome b N-terminal domain-containing protein, which gives rise to MSIDTSKVATSNSSAATAKKPGKGGAVANWADERLGLGTAMKKNLRKVFPDHWSFMLGEIALWSFVVLLLTGVFLTLWYHPSMAEVVYDGSYDPLRGVLMSDAMASTVHISFDVRGGLLMRQMHHWAAMIFIASMMVHLLRVYFTGAYRKPRELNWVIGSLLLLLGTLEGFTGYSLPDDLLSGTGIRAADGFMKSMPVVGSYMSFFLFGGEFPGEQIIPRLYTVHVLLIPGILLALIGAHMLLLVYHKHTQWPGPGRTEENVVGFPMLPVYAAKAGGFFFIVFGVTALMGGLLGINPIWKYGPYDPTKVTAGSQPDWYMGWPDGALRIMPGWEFHFFGYSFALNVFLPIIVLPGLMFTILLLLPFLEAWITGDKREHHLLERPRNAPTRTALMVSLMTFYGLMWAAGGNDLIAIKLNASINQITYFMRVAVFVGPAIAFWITRRWCISLQRHDQEKLLHGYETGVILRSPEGGYSERHLPISEASAYTLTARDRDEVYSPHGETDASGVDAPGGRLNGLRAKLSELWFADNVQKPTAQELEEARHHAEHEHELTASLDGHAADGHQFDGHHAVEGETLRGS
- a CDS encoding heme-copper oxidase subunit III — protein: MPASRLHGHHDRPSMVSVGTIIWLSSELMFFAALFAAYFTIRSVSPELWAQNTELLDVPFAAVNTTILVLSSLTCQLGVFAAERGQVGRSGSLLAVKGWGLREWFFLTYVMGAIFIGGQAVEYATLVQEGVTIQDSAYGTMFYLTTGFHGIHVTGGLIAFLLVLGRTYLARKFTHEQAVSAIVVSYYWHFVDVVWIGLFATIYLVK
- the trpD gene encoding anthranilate phosphoribosyltransferase yields the protein MSTWPEVLGDLVAGRDLSAEQTAWAMAELLEGNATPAQVAGFAVALRAKGETSEELTGLVAAMYERATPISVPGRLLDVVGTGGDRSMSVNISTMSAIVAAGAGATVVKHGNRSASSQSGSADVLEALGIRLDLPASRVAEVATEAGITFCFAATFHPAMRHAAVARRELGIATAFNLLGPLSNPARPAAQAIGCADARMAPVMAGVYAARGVDAWVFRGDDGLDELTTTTTSTVWVVHGGEVTEDRVDPAALGLAPATTEDLRGGDAQHNAEVVRRLLAGEAGPVRDAVLLNAGAALAVHDEPGVPVHDALPRGLARAAGAIDSGAAAGLLERWVAATGR
- a CDS encoding c-type cytochrome; the protein is MRILNLTAGRLSRHRRGPIAGALLLLLGLVTAGGLWTAVMTPASAEKTQDLASQVEEGRKLFLVGCSTCHGTNGEGITTDRGNNLGPSLVGVGAAAVDFQVGTGRMPMAQPGAQAPRKEVAYSEEETAALAAFVATLGPGPAIPDESDYSIEGLDSAAQEAAIVRGGQLFLTNCTACHNFEGSGGAMPRGGYAPKIRGVEPKYIYEALLTGPQTMPTFSNGNLTPDEKRDVIAYLGSLDDAAAIGGFTMGGLGPVAEGLFAWVVGIGALVGFAVWIAAHTTRSNKKKVEA
- a CDS encoding response regulator transcription factor encodes the protein MARVSDSTASRKPLKVLVYSDDVTTRQQVILALGRRPHPDLPELEYVEVATEPVVIQNMDAGHIDLAILDGEAVPAGGMGIAKQLKDEIFQCPPVVVLTGRPQDAWLATWSRAEAAVPHPLDPIALAETVVGLLRSRVPATSA
- a CDS encoding L,D-transpeptidase is translated as MTARSVRRPGAAVASLSLLALVSAGLSACESGSALPGSQQDSGDPSTGATAEPAAQPRLRLNVRRGASEVPVDTVLAVRAEHASLETVTVSSEAGAVEGELASDGATWRADERLEPGAAYTVRSVGRTAAGDEVTRVARFTTADLSLAEQTYASIAPLDGETVGVGMPVVVTFDVPVTDRAEFERHMHVQSTPRQAGTWHWVSDSEAHWRPRTYWKAGTQVHVDLDVNGVAAGEGVYGQHDREIDFQVGDAHVYRVDARTHQMKVFSNGELLRTLPVTTGKPGFETRNGVKVIIEKFDEKRMNSETVGISAGSSEAYDIDDVQWAMRLTYSGEFIHAAPWSVGSQGRANVSHGCTGMSTADAGWLYAMTRRGDVVETVGTEGDDMTLTNGYGDWNASFKEYREGSAL